From a single Vibrio toranzoniae genomic region:
- a CDS encoding Hsp70 family protein: MEHQTHSAQEHSQELSSQEQHQAPKFSVGIDLGTTHCVLSYIDTTNEDARVEVMPIPQLTAPGTVETRSQLGSFLYQPHEHEMNAGSRVLPWSSEPKALVGAIARNLGSKTPIRLVASAKSWLCHGGVNRRDAFLPAGSPDEVEKVSPLKTTELYLEHLKDAWNHANPEHKLADQDVTITVPASFDPAARDLTAEAARNVGFTHLTLLEEPQAALYSWIDNSDDKWRDEVDVGDIVLVVDIGGGTTDLSLVEVTQDDGNLSLNRIAVGEHILLGGDNMDLALAYRLKMKLAQDGKELAPWQVQAMTHACRDAKEALLNDAELQSVPIVVPSRGSKLLGATLKTELTQQEVQQTLVDGFFPQVAVTEHPVQKTRGALTQMGLPYAQDAGITRHIAAFLSKQANALSGNTETAQQDFNPFANMPGMPGTEAPGAEVPAAEFIKPTAILFNGGVLKSNLLADRLSDTINEWLINADAEFAKQLSGLDLDLAVASGASYYGAVRRGQGVRIRGGIASSYYVGIESAMPAIPGMAPPMEALCVAPFGMEEGSSVQVPSQEFGLVIGQPVHFQFFGSTTRREDEAGTHLDHWAPEELDELPEIQVTLPVSEGRREGEVVPVTLASRVTELGTLYLEAIATDNGQKWHVEFDVREDSNNDSNEQA, from the coding sequence ATGGAACACCAAACTCATTCAGCTCAAGAGCATTCACAAGAGCTATCTTCTCAAGAGCAACATCAAGCACCTAAGTTCAGTGTTGGTATCGATTTAGGTACTACACACTGCGTTTTGTCTTACATCGACACTACCAATGAAGACGCTCGCGTAGAGGTGATGCCAATCCCTCAACTGACGGCTCCAGGTACAGTAGAAACTCGCAGCCAACTTGGCTCGTTCCTATACCAGCCGCACGAACATGAAATGAATGCGGGTTCTCGCGTTCTTCCTTGGTCTTCTGAGCCTAAAGCCCTAGTAGGTGCTATTGCGCGTAACCTTGGTTCAAAAACCCCTATCCGTTTAGTAGCAAGTGCTAAATCTTGGCTATGCCACGGTGGTGTAAACCGTCGTGATGCATTCCTTCCTGCAGGTAGCCCTGATGAAGTGGAAAAGGTATCTCCGCTTAAGACTACTGAACTGTACCTTGAGCACCTTAAAGATGCTTGGAACCACGCAAACCCAGAACACAAACTGGCAGACCAAGATGTCACAATCACGGTTCCAGCTTCGTTTGATCCTGCTGCACGCGACCTAACAGCTGAAGCGGCACGTAATGTGGGTTTCACTCATCTAACGCTTTTAGAAGAGCCTCAAGCAGCACTTTACAGCTGGATCGATAACAGCGATGACAAGTGGCGTGACGAAGTCGACGTTGGCGACATCGTACTTGTTGTTGATATCGGTGGTGGTACTACCGACCTTTCGTTAGTTGAAGTCACTCAAGACGACGGCAACCTAAGCCTGAACCGTATTGCAGTAGGTGAACACATCCTACTTGGCGGCGACAACATGGACTTAGCGCTTGCTTACCGCTTGAAGATGAAACTGGCTCAAGACGGCAAAGAACTGGCACCTTGGCAAGTTCAAGCGATGACTCACGCGTGTCGCGATGCTAAAGAAGCGCTACTTAACGATGCTGAACTGCAATCTGTGCCAATCGTGGTACCAAGCCGTGGTTCTAAACTGCTGGGTGCGACACTGAAAACAGAACTGACTCAGCAAGAAGTACAACAAACCTTGGTTGATGGCTTCTTCCCACAAGTCGCTGTAACGGAGCATCCGGTACAGAAAACACGTGGTGCACTGACTCAAATGGGTCTGCCTTACGCTCAAGATGCGGGCATCACTCGTCACATTGCTGCATTCCTGTCTAAGCAAGCGAACGCGCTTTCTGGAAATACCGAAACCGCTCAGCAAGATTTCAACCCGTTTGCAAACATGCCCGGTATGCCAGGTACAGAAGCGCCAGGTGCAGAAGTACCTGCAGCAGAGTTCATTAAGCCAACAGCAATCCTGTTCAACGGTGGTGTTCTAAAATCTAACCTACTTGCTGATCGTCTTTCAGATACCATCAACGAGTGGTTGATCAATGCTGATGCTGAATTTGCTAAACAGCTTTCAGGTTTAGACCTAGACCTAGCGGTTGCAAGTGGCGCTTCTTACTACGGCGCAGTTCGTCGTGGTCAAGGCGTTCGTATCCGCGGTGGTATCGCATCTTCTTACTACGTAGGAATCGAGAGCGCGATGCCCGCAATCCCAGGTATGGCTCCTCCTATGGAAGCACTGTGTGTTGCACCATTCGGTATGGAAGAAGGTTCAAGCGTTCAAGTGCCTAGCCAAGAGTTCGGTCTAGTGATTGGTCAGCCTGTTCACTTCCAATTCTTCGGTTCAACGACACGCCGTGAAGATGAAGCGGGCACGCATCTTGATCACTGGGCACCAGAAGAGCTAGACGAGCTTCCGGAAATCCAAGTGACACTGCCTGTATCTGAAGGCCGTCGCGAAGGTGAAGTGGTTCCGGTTACTTTGGCTTCTCGCGTTACTGAGCTAGGTACCTTATACCTAGAAGCGATTGCCACTGACAATGGTCAGAAATGGCACGTTGAGTTCGACGTTCGTGAAGATTCGAACAACGACTCAAACGAACAAGCATAA